One window of Triticum dicoccoides isolate Atlit2015 ecotype Zavitan chromosome 5A, WEW_v2.0, whole genome shotgun sequence genomic DNA carries:
- the LOC119296823 gene encoding ATP synthase subunit epsilon, mitochondrial-like — protein MRSMHGHAARPLTGITDRSASAARSSRGKGTAMSATTAAVPFWRAAGMTYVGYSRLCASMVRSCLKEPYKSEAAEVEKVHYSRSKWSDGKQAKPTICEDDK, from the exons ATGCGATCCATGCACGGGCATGCAGCCCGCCCTCTGACCGGAATCACTGATCG ATCGGCGTCGGCGGCTCGATCGAGCAGAGGAAAGGGGACGGCGATGTCGGCCACGACGGCGGCGGTGCCCTTCTGGCGAGCGGCGGGGATGACCTACGTCGGCTACTCCAGGCTCTGCGCGTCCATGGTGCGGAGCTGCCTCAAGGAGCCCTACAAGTCCGAGGCCGCCGAAGTCGAGAAGGTCCACTACTCCCGCTCCAAGTGGTCCGACGGAAAGCAGGCCAAGCCCA